From Verrucomicrobiia bacterium, a single genomic window includes:
- a CDS encoding sigma-54 dependent transcriptional regulator → MSGTKVLLIEDDPGIVMTLRRVLADEGHLVLVETRGDSGLKRAQSDDAVEVVLTDMKLPGLNGLDLVRELHSAKPRLPIILMTAHGTTETAIEATKSGAYEYLLKPFEMPELITLVERAIASRRLMTGAVALGAAGEAREALVGNSRVMQGIYKEIGRIASKPVNILVRGETGTGKELIARAIYQHSDRAKNPFIAINCAAIPETLLESELFGHERGAFTGAEARRIGRFEQADHGTIFLDEIGDMTPGTQVKLLRVLQEKTLQRLGGKETIAVDVRVIAATHRDLESAIRENQFREDLYYRLSVVVIHLPPLRKRPEDIPELVNYFLWRYAAELGVQSPSIQPEAVEFLREQNWPGNVRELENVVRKVLLLAQGYTIGMEHVRAALARNGLPVEAASQTLRDYVGQLLAAAERGELADIHSRLLQVAERELFSQAIELAQGNQAKAARWVGVSRLTMREKLLQFGIHPAKA, encoded by the coding sequence ATGAGTGGGACGAAGGTATTGCTGATCGAGGATGATCCCGGGATTGTCATGACGTTGCGCCGTGTTCTGGCAGACGAGGGTCACCTCGTTCTGGTAGAAACAAGGGGTGATTCCGGGCTGAAGCGCGCACAGAGCGATGATGCAGTGGAAGTAGTATTAACTGACATGAAATTGCCCGGCCTGAACGGCCTCGATCTGGTTCGGGAGCTTCATTCGGCCAAACCGCGGCTGCCCATCATCCTGATGACGGCGCACGGCACAACGGAAACCGCTATCGAGGCAACCAAGAGCGGCGCGTACGAGTACCTGCTCAAGCCCTTCGAGATGCCGGAACTGATTACATTGGTCGAGCGGGCCATTGCCAGCAGGCGGTTGATGACCGGAGCAGTCGCATTGGGCGCTGCCGGAGAAGCGCGCGAGGCCCTGGTCGGCAACAGCCGCGTCATGCAGGGCATCTACAAGGAAATTGGCCGAATCGCCTCCAAACCGGTCAACATCCTCGTCCGAGGCGAAACCGGCACTGGCAAAGAGCTCATCGCCCGGGCCATTTACCAGCACAGCGATCGCGCCAAGAATCCTTTCATTGCCATTAATTGCGCCGCCATCCCGGAGACCCTGCTCGAAAGCGAACTCTTCGGACACGAGCGCGGTGCTTTTACCGGGGCCGAAGCCCGCCGCATTGGGCGCTTCGAGCAAGCCGACCACGGCACGATTTTTTTGGATGAAATCGGGGACATGACCCCCGGGACACAAGTCAAGCTCCTCCGGGTGCTCCAGGAAAAAACTCTTCAACGGCTTGGCGGCAAGGAAACCATTGCGGTGGATGTCCGTGTCATCGCCGCAACCCATCGCGACCTCGAGTCTGCTATCCGGGAAAACCAGTTCCGCGAAGATTTGTATTATCGCCTCAGCGTGGTCGTCATTCACTTGCCCCCCCTGCGCAAACGGCCCGAGGACATACCCGAGCTGGTCAATTATTTCTTGTGGCGTTACGCTGCCGAGCTTGGCGTACAAAGCCCCTCGATTCAGCCCGAGGCGGTTGAATTTCTGCGCGAGCAAAACTGGCCCGGCAACGTGCGGGAATTGGAGAATGTCGTGCGCAAGGTGCTCCTGTTGGCACAGGGCTACACCATTGGGATGGAACATGTCCGCGCCGCCCTGGCCCGCAACGGCCTCCCGGTCGAGGCGGCCAGCCAGACTCTGCGCGATTACGTGGGCCAGTTGCTGGCTGCGGCAGAACGGGGCGAACTGGCCGATATCCACTCGCGCCTCTTACAGGTGGCCGAAAGAGAACTGTTCAGCCAGGCCATCGAGCTGGCCCAGGGTAACCAGGCCAAAGCTGCCCGCTGGGTGGGTGTTTCGCGGCTGACGATGCGGGAAAAGCTCCTCCAGTTTGGCATCCATCCGGCAAAGGCGTAA
- a CDS encoding isoamylase early set domain-containing protein — protein sequence MHNASPLFAPDRYSAKRMAKPVHFVCLAPSAREVFLTGDFNGWNPGAHPMKRQPDGAWLVEVPLHHGHHQYIFVVDGRPVLDPKANGIARDRKGERVSLLAVS from the coding sequence ATGCATAACGCCAGTCCTCTGTTTGCTCCCGATCGTTACTCCGCCAAACGAATGGCGAAGCCCGTTCACTTTGTCTGTCTTGCCCCCTCAGCCCGCGAGGTCTTTTTAACCGGAGACTTCAACGGTTGGAACCCCGGGGCGCATCCGATGAAACGCCAGCCGGATGGGGCCTGGCTGGTGGAGGTGCCGCTGCACCACGGGCATCACCAGTACATTTTCGTGGTCGATGGCAGGCCGGTGCTTGATCCCAAAGCCAACGGCATTGCCCGCGACCGGAAGGGTGAGAGGGTCTCGCTTCTGGCAGTCAGTTGA